The Haloterrigena turkmenica DSM 5511 nucleotide sequence AATTCACGGAATTCGACCGCTGCGGAAGAGCCCACGCGTATAAGCGATAGCGAACGTCGTTTTAACCAATGGCAGACATCACTTTCATCGGAGCCGGGAGTGTCGTGTTCGCGAAGAACCTGATGACGGATATCTTTTCGTTCGAGCGCCTGCGAGACAGCACGATCACGCTGATGGATATCGATCCGCAGCGGTTGGATCGGGCCGCCGAGATCGGCGAGGCCATCGTCGATTCCCACGATCTCCCGGGGGAGATCCGCGCGACGACCGATAGGCGCGAGGCCCTCGAGGGCACTGACTACGTCTTCAACATGATCAACGTCGGCGGCGAAGCGCCGTTCGAGAACGAGATCCGAATTCCCGAGGAGTACGGGGTCAAGCAGGCTGTCGGCGACACGCTCGGTCCCGGCGGCGTCTTCCGGGCGCTGCGAACCGCCCCGACGGTGCTCGATATCGCCCGCGATATGGAGGAACTGTGTCCCGACGCGCTCCTGTTGAACTACACGAACCCGATGGCGATCCTCTGTTGGGCGGTCGACGAGGCGACCGATATCGACGTGGTGGGACTCTGTCACAGCGTCCAGCACACGACCGCGGCCATCGGCCGGTATCTCGACGTCCCCAGCGAAGAGCTCCAGCACTGGGTCGCCGGCATCAACCACATGGCGTGGTACCTCGAGCTAGAACACGACGGTCAGGACTGTTACCCGGCCCTGCGCGACGCCGCGGACGATCCCGACGTCTACGCGCAGGATCCGGTCCGGTTCGACGTGATGGACCACTTCGGGGCGTTCATCACGGAATCGAGCCACCACCTGAGCGAGTACCTCCCGTACTTCCGGACGGACCAGGACGTCATCGACGACCTGACCCCCGAGGAAGACTTTGGCCACTACACGATCGAGTGGATGCCGACGGGACGGTATCTCGAACACTGGCGCTCCTACCAGCCGGATCTCGAGGGCGAGGTCGAGATCACCGAGGACGACGTCTCGCTCGAGCGCTCTCCCGAGTACGGCTCTCGGATCGTCCACTCGATCGAGACGGACGAGGTGCGGCGCATGAATCTCAACGTTCGGAACGACACCGGCGCGATTTCGAACCTTCCGGACGACTCGTGCGTCGAGGTGCCGTGTCTGATCGACGGACGGGGGATTCACCCCTGTTCCGTCGGTGACCTGCCG carries:
- the melA gene encoding alpha-galactosidase — its product is MADITFIGAGSVVFAKNLMTDIFSFERLRDSTITLMDIDPQRLDRAAEIGEAIVDSHDLPGEIRATTDRREALEGTDYVFNMINVGGEAPFENEIRIPEEYGVKQAVGDTLGPGGVFRALRTAPTVLDIARDMEELCPDALLLNYTNPMAILCWAVDEATDIDVVGLCHSVQHTTAAIGRYLDVPSEELQHWVAGINHMAWYLELEHDGQDCYPALRDAADDPDVYAQDPVRFDVMDHFGAFITESSHHLSEYLPYFRTDQDVIDDLTPEEDFGHYTIEWMPTGRYLEHWRSYQPDLEGEVEITEDDVSLERSPEYGSRIVHSIETDEVRRMNLNVRNDTGAISNLPDDSCVEVPCLIDGRGIHPCSVGDLPSQLAALNRTNIGVQERAVTAILEQDETALRQAVKLDPLTAAELDLETIDEMVDDLLAVNAEYLPELD